A window of Ignisphaera sp. contains these coding sequences:
- a CDS encoding type II/IV secretion system ATPase subunit, whose protein sequence is MPEFGKSIAEYSIGYGDIVTVSIVELSDGKLLYIVKEPLLDDVSKKFRERVYRFITNDVEIIKKISSFTSFDDGYDFVKDLVQKLCKKFLKKCSDNIISSIVYYVLRDLIGYGEVDPLIRDPNIEDVTCDGHDKPIYVFHNKYEWLETNKVLSREELERVIRRLTYRAGKEASVAQPIVEGILNPEGYRIHVVLDVVSMSGHSFTIRKFRETPYTILELINNGTLSPGVAALLWIAAENKQGMIFYGPTGSGKTTLMNAVAMLLPPELKIVTAEDTHEIRLPFHDNWVSMVTRLSSDTYVQSVTLQAQVESAMRQRPDILILGEIRSREAYSFFQAVSTGHGGLTTIHAENVESLIRRLVAPPMSVPKALVASTRLFIQIQRFVLHKNVVRKVTYVHEVEDYNPSTDTIIIKSVALWDRYNNVWKIDIKNSKTLDSIANLQVLRYEDIVKDLIMRATVLEYAAKLNLDIVSLHTLVRKYRRTPEDVYREAIDMLGSSYKIIELVDGDEKRYV, encoded by the coding sequence GTGCCAGAGTTTGGTAAGAGTATTGCGGAATACAGTATCGGTTACGGTGATATCGTAACTGTATCAATTGTAGAGCTCAGCGATGGCAAACTTCTATACATAGTTAAAGAGCCTCTACTTGATGATGTGAGCAAGAAGTTTAGGGAAAGAGTGTATAGGTTCATAACCAATGATGTTGAGATCATTAAGAAGATTTCGTCGTTCACATCTTTTGATGATGGATATGATTTTGTCAAAGATCTTGTTCAGAAGCTTTGTAAAAAGTTCTTGAAAAAATGTAGTGATAATATTATCTCTTCAATTGTATATTATGTTTTGAGAGACCTCATAGGCTACGGAGAGGTAGACCCACTCATTAGGGATCCCAATATAGAGGATGTAACATGTGATGGTCACGACAAACCCATCTATGTTTTTCACAATAAATATGAGTGGCTAGAAACAAATAAGGTGTTATCAAGAGAAGAACTTGAGAGAGTTATTAGAAGATTGACGTATAGAGCTGGAAAAGAGGCTAGCGTAGCACAACCAATTGTTGAAGGTATTCTTAATCCCGAGGGATATAGAATACATGTAGTTCTCGATGTAGTCTCTATGAGTGGACATAGTTTTACCATTAGGAAATTTAGGGAAACACCTTACACAATTCTTGAGCTTATAAACAATGGAACACTATCGCCTGGGGTAGCAGCATTGTTATGGATTGCTGCTGAAAATAAACAGGGAATGATATTTTATGGGCCTACGGGTTCCGGTAAGACAACGCTCATGAATGCTGTTGCAATGCTTTTACCTCCAGAACTAAAGATAGTTACAGCCGAAGATACACACGAAATAAGACTTCCATTCCACGATAACTGGGTATCTATGGTAACTAGACTTAGTAGCGATACGTATGTCCAGAGCGTTACTCTCCAGGCTCAAGTGGAATCAGCTATGAGACAGAGACCAGATATTCTCATTCTTGGTGAGATAAGGTCTAGGGAGGCGTATAGCTTTTTCCAAGCTGTTTCAACAGGTCATGGTGGACTCACAACAATTCATGCAGAAAATGTCGAATCTCTAATAAGGAGGCTTGTAGCACCACCTATGAGTGTACCTAAAGCTCTTGTAGCATCTACAAGACTGTTTATACAGATCCAGAGATTTGTTCTACACAAAAATGTTGTCCGAAAAGTCACGTATGTGCATGAGGTTGAAGACTACAATCCATCAACAGATACCATTATCATAAAGTCTGTAGCTCTATGGGACAGATATAACAATGTATGGAAAATAGACATCAAGAATAGCAAAACACTAGATTCTATAGCTAATCTACAGGTTTTGAGATACGAAGACATTGTGAAAGATTTAATCATGAGAGCAACAGTACTAGAGTATGCAGCTAAACTGAATCTCGACATAGTATCTCTACATACACTTGTTAGAAAGTATAGAAGGACACCCGAAGATGTTTATAGAGAAGCAATAGATATGTTGGGATCGTCCTACAAGATTATAGAGTTAGTAGATGGTGATGAGAAAAGATATGTCTAG
- a CDS encoding archaellin/type IV pilin N-terminal domain-containing protein, with product MKYTTRAVSPVVATVILVIITVAAALLLWSWVSGIISPPTSSVTNMDRLRIAGVRLEGTINEAKLVVYVHNMGNTPAEVLQLLIFEVNGNLVDATTNVVACKFNDDICDDTNRVVEPNSIARIEWDMGDVSDKGYDYGYIYFVSIVTASGFETRSSFVWSIQA from the coding sequence ATGAAGTATACAACTAGAGCTGTGTCTCCAGTAGTTGCAACAGTAATACTTGTAATCATAACTGTAGCTGCAGCACTCCTTTTATGGTCTTGGGTCTCGGGTATAATATCACCGCCAACGTCTTCTGTTACGAACATGGATAGACTTAGAATAGCAGGAGTAAGACTTGAAGGAACTATTAACGAAGCAAAGTTGGTAGTCTATGTACACAATATGGGGAATACACCTGCAGAAGTACTTCAGTTATTGATATTTGAAGTAAATGGGAATCTAGTCGATGCAACTACAAATGTAGTTGCATGTAAATTTAATGATGATATTTGTGATGACACAAATAGAGTGGTTGAACCTAATAGTATAGCTAGAATAGAGTGGGATATGGGTGATGTATCAGATAAGGGATACGATTATGGGTATATATATTTCGTTAGCATTGTGACGGCATCAGGGTTTGAGACTAGAAGCTCATTCGTATGGAGTATACAAGCATGA
- a CDS encoding phosphoribosylaminoimidazolesuccinocarboxamide synthase has product MMSVYEGKSKRVYVKDDYIVVIEFKDDVTAMDGAVKAIAKDKGVMNAAVSAYLFNYLESRGIKTHFIDYDGYRCIIAKKLGIIPVEVIVRNYAYGSLLKRIPLYKPLQKLDPPLLEFHFKDDSIHDPLILPEDIIYTNLLKKNELDTVIEVSLKANDVLRELFTSKNLVLVDIKFEFGKDKNGNILLADEISGDTLRVLDENRNHLDKEIFRKTKDVELLIKAYRELCNRLGIEMKSIAAYG; this is encoded by the coding sequence ATGATGTCGGTCTATGAAGGTAAAAGTAAACGTGTTTATGTAAAAGATGATTATATAGTAGTAATCGAATTCAAGGATGATGTAACTGCTATGGATGGTGCTGTGAAAGCTATAGCTAAAGATAAAGGTGTGATGAATGCTGCTGTATCTGCTTATTTGTTTAATTATCTAGAGTCTCGCGGCATAAAAACACATTTCATAGACTATGATGGATATAGATGTATTATTGCAAAGAAGCTTGGGATAATCCCCGTAGAAGTTATTGTTAGAAATTACGCCTATGGATCGTTATTAAAGCGCATTCCTTTATACAAACCTCTGCAGAAGCTTGACCCTCCTTTACTGGAGTTTCACTTTAAGGATGACTCTATTCACGATCCCCTCATACTTCCTGAAGATATTATATATACGAATCTGCTTAAGAAAAATGAACTAGATACTGTCATAGAGGTGTCGCTTAAAGCTAATGATGTACTTAGAGAGCTATTTACGTCCAAGAATCTTGTGCTCGTGGATATAAAGTTTGAGTTCGGTAAAGATAAGAATGGAAATATTCTACTAGCTGACGAAATATCTGGAGATACGCTTAGGGTTCTCGACGAAAATAGAAATCATTTAGATAAAGAGATCTTCCGAAAGACTAAGGATGTGGAATTATTGATAAAGGCATATAGAGAGCTATGTAATAGGCTTGGTATCGAGATGAAGAGCATTGCTGCATATGGTTGA
- the purS gene encoding phosphoribosylformylglycinamidine synthase subunit PurS, producing MVEVVITNKRTVRDPEGETIHKHLILRKGFNSVKNVRAGRYLLFAVESETPEKALEIVKEICEKLRIYNPVVHDIEVRLRG from the coding sequence ATGGTTGAGGTTGTTATAACTAACAAGAGGACTGTAAGAGATCCCGAAGGAGAAACAATACACAAGCACCTCATCCTGAGAAAGGGCTTCAATTCCGTTAAAAATGTTAGAGCTGGAAGATACTTGCTATTTGCAGTTGAGTCTGAAACTCCTGAGAAAGCTTTGGAGATTGTTAAAGAGATATGTGAAAAACTTAGGATCTACAATCCAGTTGTGCATGATATAGAGGTTAGGCTTCGTGGTTAA
- the purQ gene encoding phosphoribosylformylglycinamidine synthase I, with translation MVKVAIMKFPGTNCDEDVHHVLKNVIGLDSEIVWYKEYVTNRYDAVVVPGGFSYGDWLRAGAIAARNVVMERVAEDVSRGVPVLGICNGFQILVEAGMLPGALILNSSGRFVCRWIRLVVENARGPWLSLARDRIMLDMPIAHAEGRYYIDEETYRRIANVSSIIRYAQGWNPNGSLYDIAGIADEKGLVLGLMPHPERASEPELVPRGFSPGGRIIFDSLAYSLKKGW, from the coding sequence GTGGTTAAAGTAGCTATAATGAAGTTTCCTGGAACCAACTGTGATGAAGATGTCCATCATGTGTTGAAGAATGTCATTGGACTTGACTCAGAGATAGTATGGTATAAAGAATATGTAACAAATAGATATGATGCTGTTGTGGTTCCGGGAGGTTTTAGCTATGGTGATTGGCTTAGGGCGGGTGCTATAGCTGCTAGAAATGTTGTTATGGAGAGAGTAGCTGAAGATGTTTCTAGAGGTGTTCCTGTTCTAGGTATATGTAATGGTTTTCAGATACTAGTTGAGGCAGGTATGTTGCCTGGAGCACTCATACTGAACTCTAGTGGTAGATTCGTGTGCCGATGGATCAGACTTGTTGTAGAGAATGCCAGAGGACCTTGGCTCTCGCTTGCTAGAGATCGCATAATGCTTGACATGCCTATAGCTCATGCCGAAGGTAGATACTACATAGATGAAGAGACCTATAGAAGAATCGCTAATGTTTCATCCATAATTAGGTATGCACAAGGCTGGAACCCCAATGGTAGTCTATACGATATTGCCGGTATAGCTGATGAAAAAGGACTGGTTCTAGGGCTAATGCCTCATCCGGAAAGAGCTTCAGAACCGGAACTCGTTCCAAGAGGGTTTTCTCCGGGAGGTAGAATCATATTTGATAGCCTTGCTTATTCGCTAAAGAAAGGGTGGTGA
- the purL gene encoding phosphoribosylformylglycinamidine synthase subunit PurL, translating to MPLTDSEIEEIRSILNREPTVEELAMFEAQWSEHCSYKSSRLLLKLLPTTGKHVIVGPGKDAPAVELFPGIAVVFKIESHNHPSAIDPYDGAATGIGGIVRDILTLGAKPIALLDLLYMGDPKDPHANWLIRGIVKGISDYGNRIGVPTVAGDTWFDYAFDIQPLVNVVCVGIAPIDRLVLRGPRANDYIVIIGNATGRDGLLGSSFASKPLSGEDEISAVQVGDPLMEKLLIDVIQILVDRKLVNYIKDLGGGGLTTAISETVADYNLGAEIYLDRLHTRQELTPLELLVSESQERMLLAVDPNNFPKVVEILENYDVMFSLIGRFDESGRIRAYFKGKLVADVPSKELARPRAIRRSSKPPTEALKGFTPVVDVPQIESIEKVIIAVLSSPNIASKKWIYEQYDYEVGARTVIKPGWGDAAVLRLLDGSGRGLAIKGDANPRYTFLDPFNGSANSVAECFRNLVAVGSKPIAIVDELNAGNPEKPEHFWYFEEMLKGIAWITEELALPVVGGKVSFYNEDMYGRQIKPTSTIVGVGKVDDVTATKTFDFKSSNSVIIVVGITYPELGGTEYLYRVHGLEVGEIPRPRPELEIRNAGFILAAIRRSLVSAVHDIGLGGLITTVIEMAIAGSTGFSIDVSKVLCRGCYRLDEILFSETQARYIVEVDRDKLEAFLSLANEYNVYASVVGHTSNKSTCIIRNGDKEVSVFELEFLKNIYEEALNKELE from the coding sequence ATGCCTTTAACAGATAGCGAGATAGAAGAGATAAGAAGTATACTCAATAGAGAGCCAACGGTAGAAGAGTTAGCTATGTTTGAAGCACAATGGAGTGAACACTGTTCTTATAAGAGTAGCAGACTTCTTCTAAAGCTTCTACCTACGACAGGAAAACACGTTATAGTAGGTCCCGGTAAAGATGCTCCTGCTGTAGAACTTTTCCCCGGTATAGCTGTTGTTTTTAAGATTGAGAGCCATAACCATCCATCAGCTATAGATCCTTACGATGGTGCGGCAACAGGTATAGGTGGTATAGTTAGGGATATTCTTACTCTAGGTGCTAAACCAATAGCTCTTCTAGATCTTCTCTACATGGGTGATCCCAAGGATCCTCATGCTAATTGGTTGATAAGGGGTATAGTTAAGGGTATAAGCGATTACGGCAATAGAATAGGTGTACCAACAGTTGCTGGCGATACATGGTTCGATTACGCCTTCGACATACAGCCTCTAGTAAATGTTGTATGTGTGGGTATAGCTCCGATAGATAGGCTAGTTCTCAGAGGTCCTAGAGCTAATGACTATATAGTCATAATTGGTAATGCTACCGGTAGAGATGGTTTACTCGGTAGTAGTTTTGCTTCTAAACCATTAAGTGGTGAAGATGAGATTAGCGCTGTTCAGGTAGGAGACCCGTTGATGGAGAAGCTACTTATAGATGTTATCCAGATCTTAGTTGATAGAAAGCTTGTTAACTATATAAAGGATCTTGGTGGAGGAGGTCTAACGACAGCTATAAGCGAAACTGTTGCTGATTATAATCTTGGCGCCGAAATATATTTAGATAGGCTTCATACAAGACAAGAATTGACACCTCTAGAGCTTCTGGTATCAGAAAGCCAAGAACGTATGCTACTTGCTGTAGATCCTAACAATTTCCCTAAGGTTGTAGAAATACTTGAGAATTACGATGTCATGTTTAGCCTGATAGGGCGTTTCGATGAAAGTGGTAGGATAAGGGCATACTTCAAGGGAAAACTCGTAGCAGATGTTCCCTCAAAAGAGCTTGCAAGACCTAGAGCTATTAGAAGATCCTCTAAACCTCCTACAGAAGCGCTAAAGGGGTTTACTCCTGTAGTAGATGTACCGCAGATAGAATCTATAGAGAAAGTCATCATAGCTGTACTATCTTCACCCAATATAGCGTCCAAGAAGTGGATATATGAACAGTATGATTATGAGGTTGGTGCTAGAACGGTTATAAAGCCTGGATGGGGTGATGCTGCTGTCCTAAGACTATTGGATGGTAGTGGAAGAGGACTCGCTATAAAGGGTGACGCTAATCCTAGATACACATTCTTAGACCCATTTAATGGTTCTGCCAATAGTGTGGCTGAGTGTTTTAGAAACCTTGTTGCTGTAGGTTCGAAACCCATAGCAATAGTTGATGAACTTAATGCTGGAAATCCTGAAAAACCAGAGCATTTCTGGTATTTTGAAGAAATGTTGAAAGGAATAGCGTGGATTACAGAGGAGCTAGCGTTACCTGTTGTAGGTGGTAAAGTTAGTTTCTATAACGAGGATATGTATGGGAGACAGATAAAGCCTACATCCACTATAGTTGGTGTTGGAAAGGTAGATGATGTAACAGCTACGAAAACATTTGATTTTAAGTCTAGCAACTCCGTAATAATAGTTGTCGGTATCACATATCCTGAACTTGGTGGTACAGAGTATCTCTATAGGGTTCATGGACTAGAGGTAGGCGAAATACCTAGACCGAGACCTGAGTTAGAGATTAGGAATGCTGGGTTCATATTAGCAGCGATAAGGAGATCTCTTGTTAGTGCTGTACATGATATAGGGTTGGGAGGGCTTATAACAACAGTAATAGAGATGGCTATAGCAGGCAGTACAGGATTCAGCATAGATGTGTCTAAGGTTTTGTGTAGAGGTTGCTACAGACTTGACGAAATACTGTTCTCAGAAACACAGGCTAGGTATATAGTAGAGGTGGATAGAGATAAGTTGGAGGCATTTCTAAGTCTCGCTAATGAATATAACGTCTATGCAAGTGTTGTTGGACATACATCCAATAAATCAACATGCATCATCAGAAATGGTGATAAAGAAGTCTCTGTCTTTGAGCTCGAGTTTCTTAAGAATATCTATGAAGAGGCTCTCAATAAAGAGCTTGAGTGA
- the purF gene encoding amidophosphoribosyltransferase, with the protein MCGIAGYASSKPASLATSIALSILIELQHRGQESVGLATVSLDGYIDVRSGRGTVVEALLNGLTVDMGNRNIFGAIAHTRYSTSGGYMDSVSQPIVIGNDDYRFVLAVNGTIANYKILAKTFGMEGNYNDAQVLANVLYRLALEHDKDVIEALKSFSKIAIGGYSIVILTSEPRLVIARDPYGFRPLAYSYNGEEIAVASETAALDVVGYNNWIEVGAGEIISFDGKSLERTHSITATFSPCAFEYVYISRLDSVFNNVNIYTARVRMGYELSKMMPVEADIVVPVPDSGRGAAIGYSRGSGIPLEEGLVINRYLGRGFILPPGLRDVVAKLKYGFIKTAIQEKKVILVDDSIVRGTTMAAIASRLRKYGAKEVHIRISSPPFRYPCFMGIDVASRSELLAWRKMDLADIASSLNADTVAYNTVENIVKSIGINTLCLACFTGTYPFKGLGVEDLEEMFSR; encoded by the coding sequence GTGTGCGGTATAGCTGGTTATGCCTCAAGTAAACCAGCAAGTTTAGCAACATCAATAGCTCTATCTATATTGATAGAGCTTCAGCATAGGGGACAGGAATCCGTGGGACTAGCTACAGTATCGCTAGATGGCTATATAGATGTTCGTAGCGGTAGAGGAACAGTTGTTGAGGCTTTACTAAATGGACTCACTGTTGATATGGGTAACAGGAATATTTTTGGTGCTATAGCCCACACAAGATATTCCACCTCTGGAGGATACATGGATAGTGTTTCTCAACCTATAGTTATAGGCAATGATGACTATAGGTTTGTTCTAGCGGTTAACGGCACCATAGCTAACTACAAAATACTGGCGAAAACGTTTGGAATGGAGGGCAACTATAATGATGCTCAAGTCCTTGCCAACGTCTTATACAGGCTTGCACTAGAACACGATAAGGATGTTATTGAAGCCTTAAAGAGTTTCTCTAAAATAGCTATAGGGGGGTATAGTATTGTTATATTGACCTCTGAGCCCAGACTTGTAATAGCTAGAGATCCCTATGGTTTTAGACCTCTAGCCTATTCATATAATGGTGAAGAAATTGCTGTAGCTTCTGAAACTGCTGCACTCGATGTAGTTGGATACAATAACTGGATTGAAGTTGGGGCTGGAGAGATAATATCTTTTGATGGAAAATCGTTAGAACGAACACACAGCATTACTGCCACCTTTTCTCCATGTGCATTCGAGTACGTGTATATCTCTAGACTCGATTCCGTATTCAATAACGTTAACATCTATACAGCTAGAGTTCGAATGGGCTATGAACTATCTAAAATGATGCCTGTAGAAGCAGATATAGTTGTTCCCGTACCAGATAGTGGACGTGGAGCAGCTATTGGCTACAGTAGAGGTAGTGGTATACCTCTTGAAGAGGGGCTTGTTATAAATAGGTATCTTGGTCGCGGATTCATATTGCCTCCAGGGCTTAGAGATGTTGTTGCTAAACTTAAGTATGGATTCATAAAGACAGCTATTCAGGAAAAGAAGGTTATACTTGTTGACGATTCTATAGTTAGAGGAACAACTATGGCGGCCATAGCGAGTAGGTTGAGGAAATATGGTGCTAAGGAAGTTCATATCAGGATATCTAGTCCTCCCTTTAGGTATCCATGTTTCATGGGAATAGATGTTGCCTCTAGAAGTGAGCTTCTAGCTTGGAGAAAAATGGATTTAGCAGATATAGCTTCATCTCTTAATGCGGATACTGTTGCCTATAACACAGTTGAAAATATCGTGAAATCTATAGGTATAAATACGCTGTGTCTAGCCTGTTTTACCGGGACATACCCATTTAAAGGTTTAGGTGTTGAAGATCTTGAAGAAATGTTCTCTAGGTGA
- a CDS encoding amidophosphoribosyltransferase, with product MTGLLAIYAFDDLWNLGPYIRYGLMSLQHRGAENYVVCISEGDVKCYTANNIDNVSEHVATNKVIAATYSNRDEALYIHKEDGLDIAVLADIPNAVLEEVAKELSRALKKDGTVKGVTRALENFGAKEYIPSFIAITNRGDIIVWRSVSGLTPLVLGGYGFDMAIVSSETTAIDILGADTRRFLLPGEGLLISRYLLTKFNTASAINPRLCLFEILYLARHDAIVDNVSVYSFRKSLGKELGERFNRDVDVVVGVPETAIPYAIGFSQTINKPFELAFIATGGRVRSMLRFDPREKLIAIHLKMNPIRHSLEGKRVAIVDDSMVTGSTIKTISQILRYRVGVDEVHLLIASPPLISTCPYNIMKLDMESLLAANLSKEMALKYLEVDSLSWLQPEVIDSVAKMYRLKLCGKCFGREFFG from the coding sequence GTGACAGGGCTGTTAGCAATATATGCTTTTGATGACTTGTGGAACTTGGGTCCCTACATAAGGTATGGATTGATGTCGCTACAGCATAGAGGTGCTGAAAACTATGTTGTATGTATTTCAGAAGGTGATGTAAAATGCTATACTGCGAACAACATAGACAATGTTAGTGAGCATGTTGCTACAAACAAGGTTATAGCTGCAACGTATAGTAATAGAGATGAAGCTCTATACATCCATAAGGAAGACGGCCTAGATATTGCTGTTTTAGCTGATATACCTAATGCAGTTCTAGAAGAAGTAGCCAAAGAGCTTAGTAGAGCCTTAAAGAAAGATGGTACAGTTAAAGGTGTCACAAGAGCCTTAGAAAATTTTGGAGCAAAAGAGTACATACCTTCATTTATCGCTATAACAAATCGAGGAGATATAATTGTTTGGCGAAGTGTAAGTGGATTAACACCTCTTGTCCTCGGAGGATACGGCTTCGATATGGCTATAGTATCCTCAGAAACAACAGCTATAGATATTCTCGGGGCTGATACAAGAAGATTCCTACTACCTGGTGAAGGTCTATTGATATCCAGATACCTTTTAACAAAATTCAATACAGCTTCAGCCATAAACCCAAGACTGTGTCTCTTCGAGATACTCTATCTGGCTAGACACGATGCTATAGTAGACAATGTATCTGTGTATAGTTTTAGAAAGAGCTTGGGCAAAGAACTGGGAGAGCGATTCAATAGAGATGTAGATGTTGTTGTAGGTGTACCTGAAACCGCTATACCTTACGCTATAGGCTTTTCTCAAACAATAAATAAACCTTTTGAGTTAGCCTTTATTGCTACAGGAGGTAGGGTAAGGTCTATGCTTAGATTCGATCCTAGGGAAAAACTTATAGCAATTCATTTGAAAATGAATCCCATCAGACACAGTCTTGAAGGTAAAAGAGTTGCTATAGTGGATGATAGCATGGTTACGGGTTCAACAATAAAAACGATATCCCAGATACTTAGATACAGAGTTGGTGTAGACGAAGTACATCTACTTATAGCTAGCCCTCCATTAATAAGTACCTGTCCCTACAACATCATGAAGCTAGATATGGAGAGTCTTCTAGCAGCTAATCTATCTAAGGAGATGGCACTAAAATATCTCGAAGTTGATTCACTTAGCTGGTTACAGCCAGAAGTAATTGATTCTGTTGCTAAAATGTATAGACTGAAGTTGTGTGGAAAGTGCTTTGGTCGTGAGTTTTTTGGGTGA
- the purD gene encoding phosphoribosylamine--glycine ligase: MKVLVVGSGGREHALTLLISRSMLNPKIYIVMDYRNPGLERISEKSGGRWFIATTTSPKEVGKTAEEVSPDLVIIGPEEPQFSGVSTYLREKGFIVFGADAKCAEIEKSKVFARTLMWKYEIPGRLYFKAFRSIDEAKKFIEFAGDVVIKPARQAGGKGVKVLKDTQAYLSKDKVNIKKNYIDKLYSEMESYGDIDYKILVEQRVEGVEYTAQVITDGSSFVFLPIIQDHPHAYEFDTGPETGGMGSISGPGWIPPFLDQEEFERTKDIVAKVLYSLSVEIGINYMGAFAGQMMLTGVWGPTVIEFYSRFGDPEASNLVPIVVSDFLDLLDRAARQKLASAKLEIDEEKVVVVKAVAPVGYPDNKRIAIDHPIKVDEDRIKDIGCEVLYASVSIGPDGNLYTRGSRAVEIVCYGSSYEEAYSLSEKAVTYVESLDGWSLFHRGDIGSPWLVRERIKLAEKIRRIYSDRARRGVLGEMYVWIPGEGIYSNPLLSPVRW; the protein is encoded by the coding sequence ATGAAAGTTCTGGTAGTAGGGTCGGGAGGAAGAGAACATGCATTAACACTTCTGATATCTAGAAGTATGCTGAATCCGAAGATCTATATAGTTATGGATTATAGGAATCCAGGTCTAGAGAGAATTTCGGAGAAATCTGGAGGAAGATGGTTTATAGCTACAACAACTAGCCCTAAAGAAGTTGGCAAAACTGCTGAAGAAGTTTCACCAGATCTAGTTATCATAGGTCCTGAGGAACCGCAATTCAGTGGGGTCTCTACATACTTGAGGGAGAAGGGGTTCATAGTATTTGGAGCAGATGCTAAATGCGCAGAAATAGAGAAGAGTAAGGTTTTTGCAAGAACATTGATGTGGAAATACGAAATACCTGGGAGACTCTACTTTAAAGCATTCAGAAGTATTGATGAAGCAAAGAAGTTCATAGAGTTTGCTGGAGATGTTGTGATAAAGCCCGCTCGACAAGCAGGTGGAAAAGGTGTTAAGGTTCTTAAAGATACTCAAGCCTATCTCTCAAAAGATAAGGTCAATATAAAGAAGAACTATATAGATAAACTCTACTCCGAGATGGAGAGCTACGGAGATATAGACTACAAGATACTTGTTGAACAAAGAGTTGAAGGAGTAGAATACACAGCCCAGGTTATAACTGATGGAAGTAGCTTCGTGTTCCTACCCATAATACAAGACCATCCCCATGCATACGAATTTGACACAGGTCCAGAAACAGGTGGTATGGGAAGTATATCGGGACCCGGATGGATACCACCATTTCTGGATCAGGAAGAATTTGAGAGAACCAAAGACATTGTTGCAAAAGTGCTGTATAGTTTAAGTGTTGAGATTGGTATCAATTATATGGGTGCTTTTGCGGGACAAATGATGCTCACTGGTGTATGGGGTCCAACAGTTATAGAGTTCTATAGCAGGTTTGGTGATCCAGAAGCATCTAATCTTGTACCTATTGTAGTAAGTGATTTCCTAGATCTTCTAGATAGAGCTGCTAGACAGAAATTGGCTTCAGCTAAGCTTGAGATAGATGAAGAGAAAGTTGTTGTAGTAAAAGCTGTAGCACCCGTAGGCTATCCAGATAACAAGAGGATAGCTATTGATCACCCCATAAAGGTTGATGAGGATAGAATCAAGGATATAGGATGTGAAGTGCTTTATGCTAGTGTTAGTATAGGTCCTGATGGAAATCTATACACAAGAGGGTCTAGAGCTGTAGAGATAGTGTGTTATGGATCGAGTTACGAAGAAGCCTATAGTTTGTCTGAAAAAGCTGTGACGTATGTTGAGAGTCTTGATGGTTGGTCTCTATTCCATAGAGGTGATATAGGTTCGCCATGGCTTGTTAGAGAGAGAATAAAACTTGCTGAAAAAATAAGGAGGATATATAGTGATAGAGCTCGAAGAGGGGTACTGGGTGAGATGTATGTATGGATACCAGGTGAAGGAATTTATTCGAATCCTCTCTTATCTCCTGTAAGGTGGTAG